A single window of Liolophura sinensis isolate JHLJ2023 chromosome 6, CUHK_Ljap_v2, whole genome shotgun sequence DNA harbors:
- the LOC135466502 gene encoding protein O-GlcNAcase-like, whose amino-acid sequence MLIRKGTTKMTGSTTEDGLLNQVNGNFICGVVEGFYGRPWTTEQRKLLFKWMSDMGLNTYMYAPKDDYKHRAFWRELYSVEEAENLTGLIEAADENNVTFVYAISPGLDISFSNSKDVLCLKRKLEQVAAFGCKAFALLFDDIDPEMSEADKTTFQSSGHAQVSVTNEVYQHLNQPRFLFCPTEYCSTRAIPSVSNSEYLTTLGSKLLPDIDIMWTGPKVISKKLTIQSLEEVAKVLQRPPLIWDNIHANDYDPRRLFLGPYDGRSPEIIPYLRGVLTNPNCEFEANYIPLHTLAQWSKSNAEGVKKDIIAENRLSPVTADIRLETEQDFESDEDIPSRFDIRYQPHKALKCALSEWMGEFSANRHPQTVGCVKPGVALPLPTVNTCMSVTVPTTTIAQEGLPPAALPLANGINNMNQLQALSEINTYVQPTMNPVNSLVDLPEKDPSIQAEIAEPMDYVPVPPVSAPIDIIKNKQDTEMQVDGESEAESVASLDNIVSKVNLQSDDPFCYEDLELLVDLFYMPFEHGSRGLNMLMNLNWLKMNAHIMAENKGKLTPEVEEWDKRAEDFDKFVRSVDCLLKHLSSVSNKALLADMFPYVWDMLGVLRACNGYVKWLGEGQVPYLSVFHMQGCLTWMTKSYKEAFISGEQEPWMFRSGLQGEFQRMLLVDGAHDLFMLKPPDVVCCKSYTIRPYQISDEPAVYRICRLTYEDAIDRSEVFPGLPNLIGDKLVGGLVTLSPEYCFVLEDEEGVFGYGLAALDCKQFAQRCQIAWSPALCEKYPKPVKETLTAADEVISDFHQTQVPVPFSIATRYPSIARIDVLSGRLADEAVPKRLLACMISALKTNGSIGIHVGLSSGDKCMFDHYSRLGFCPLGNQEGTPEGSVFLGRII is encoded by the exons ATGTTGATTCGAAAGGGAACGACCAAAATGACGGGTTCAACAACCGAAGATGGGTTGTTAAATCAAGtgaacggaaacttcatctgcGGTGTCGTGGAAG gtttCTATGGAAGGCCATGGACCACAGAACAACGTAAACTTCTCTTCAAATG gatgAGTGATATGGGTCtgaatacttacatgtatgccccAAAAGATGACTATAAGCACAGAGCATTTTGGAGAGAACTTTACTCTGTTGAAGAGGCTG AAAACCTTACTGGACTCATTGAGGCAGCTGATGAAAACAATGTCACATTTGTGTATGCCATCTCTCCTGGGTTAGATATTTCGTTTTCTAACAGTAAAGATGTCCTTTGTCTGAAGAGGAAACTCGAGCAG gtAGCAGCATTTGGGTGTAAAGCATTTGCCTTGCTATTTGATGACATTGACCCAGAAATGTCTGAAGCAGACAAGACTACATTCCAGTCCAGTGGTCATGCTCAGGTGTCTGTCACTAATGAGGTGTATCAACATCTAAACCAGCCTAGATTCCTTTTTTGTCCAACAGAGTACTGCTCAACGCGTGCTATCCCCTCAGTGAGTAACTCTGAGTATCTGACCACACTGGGCTCAAAACTCCTCCCAGATATTGACATCATGTGGACAG GCCCCAAAGTCATAAGCAAAAAGTTAACTATCCAGTCTCTGGAAGAAGTAGCCAAAGTCTTGCAGAGACCTCCACTCATATGGGATAACATCCATGCTAATGACTATGACCCGAGGAGATTGTTTCTTGGTCCGTATGATGGACGATCACCAGAGATTATACCCTACCTCAGAGGAGTTCTAACAAACCCCAACTGTGAATTTGAAGCTAATTACATCCCATTACACACCCTAGCTCAATGGAGTAAATCCAATGCTGAAGGAGTCAAAAAAGATATTATTGCAG AAAATCGACTCAGTCCAGTGACAGCAGACATTCGACTTGAGACAGAGCAGGACTTTGAATCAGACGAAGACATCCCTTCACGGTTTGACATCCGATATCAACCACACAAGGCTTTAAAATGTGCATTGTCCGAATGGATGGGTGAATTTTCTGCTAATAGACATCCACAGACTGTAGGTTGTGTCAAACCAGGTGTGGCATTACCTTTACCAACAGTGAACACCTGTATGTCTGTGACAGTTCCCACCACAACAATAGCACAAGAAGGATTGCCTCCAGCTGCTCTGCCTTTAGCAAATGGCATCAACAATATGAACCAGCTTCAAGCATTGTCAGAAATTAACACCTATGTGCAACCTACAATGAATCCTGTGAACAGCCTGGTTGATTTGCCAGAGAAAGATCCAAGCATTCAGGCTGAAATTGCTGAGCCTATGGATTATGTCCCTGTTCCTCCTGTCTCTGCTCCTATTGACATTATCAAAAACAAACAGGATACAGAAATGCAGGTGGATGGCGAGTCAGAAGCAGAATCTGTGGCTTCTCTTGACAACATTGTATCCAAAGTTAATTTACAAAGTGATGACCCATTTTGCTATGAAGACCTAGAACTACTGGTGGATCTCTTCTACATGCCCTTTGAGCATGGCTCTCGGGGTCTCAATATGTTAATGAATCTGAACTGGTTGAAGATGAATGCACACATTATGGCTGAAAACAAAGGCAAATTAACTCCAGAG GTTGAAGAATGGGACAAAAGAGCAGAGGATTTTGATAAATTCGTCCGTAGTGTGGACTGCCTGTTGAAGCATCTGTCCTCAGTCTCCAACAAAGCCCTCTTGGCCGACATGTTCCCATACGTCTGGGACATGCTGGGAGTCTTGAGAGCCTGCAATGGATATGTCAAATGGCTTG GGGAAGGACAGGTGCCCTACCTGAGCGTGTTCCACATGCAGGGCTGCCTTACAT GGATGACAAAGAGCTATAAGGAGGCTTTCATCAGTGGAGAACAGGAGCCTTGGATGTTTCGCAGTGGTCTCCAGGGGGAGTTCCAA CGTATGTTGCTGGTTGATGGAGCGCATGATCTTTTCATGCTCAAGCCCCCAGATGTTGTCTGCTGTAAATCCTACACAATCCGGCCATACCAAATCAGTGATGAG CCTGCTGTCTACAGGATATGCCGTTTAACATATGAAGATGCCATTGATAGATCTGAAGTCTTTCCTGGTCTACCTAACCTCATTGGAGACAA ACTTGTAGGTGGCCTGGTTACATTAAGTCCAGAATATTGCTTTGTTCTTGAGGATGAGGAAGGAGTGTTTGGTTATGGATTAGCTGCTCTAGATTGTAAACAGTTTGCTCAGCGATGTCAAATTGCTTGGTCACCTGCCTTATGTGAGAAATACCCCAAACCTGTGAAGGAGACCCTCACTGCTGCTGAT gaggTGATATCTGATTTCCACCAGACCCAAGTTCCAGTCCCTTTCAGTATTGCAACTCGATACCCATCCATTGCCCGCATTGATGTCCTGTCTGGGCGATTGGCAGATGAGGCTGTACCAAAGAGACTGCTGGCCTGTATGATTTCTGCCCTCAAGACAAATGGCTCCATAGGAATCCACGTTGGCCTGAGTTCAGGAGACAAGTGCATGTTTGACCACTACAGCAGGCTGGGCTTCTGTCCATTAGGTAACCAGGAAGGCACACCAGAGGGCTCCGTCTTCCTTGGCCGAATTATTTGA